A genomic region of Drosophila kikkawai strain 14028-0561.14 chromosome X, DkikHiC1v2, whole genome shotgun sequence contains the following coding sequences:
- the tay gene encoding pneumococcal serine-rich repeat protein isoform X1 yields MDSAKLKTASPSASGGNNNNNNNNNNINGSGGGAAQVTTHVSLQDHIAGSVKAKPQDDKSEKPLGAVSGLAAVASSQNSGTKSINPATPAPAAGVVVLNLPPPTASASASASASIQANAEITEQSAEPIIAVAGASALGASDLESTASTLEPTCLETASMRPNNNTCDFDSDTELSIVAAAAAAVSASSAVNVSSSRSPPTSPPASASLILPALSSSVANAATAAAAVSSLSAMVGNQQQNQAGFGGGAGAGVGVGVGSTNGHSSNSTHLSLNAKQQRQQKRRRERAQRLQAERDSRCNSSAMNGTFIAGSVAVNSSAGSGTVGAATAAQGGLVTPVGVGGGSSSSVVVMGNGSGTVAGNGNGMIYHINSAGSMGEDSNNSNGNFTSSSNGSNNLLPPTDSIASLLLNPPHSPECNSGLMATPSDSEGESLDEDLLSTSSSSTLLLPRDKPPPRPPPPVRRKLPRSPVLEEEIIDGFAILEFKTYEDLEFAIKLGQKRKEKRLSALEELTCTYSIEEMKIPKVIDTGQSSHPMRCVSSLSTLSIVGNTNNNSLKEVTSQPPNRHNTGNINSNGSATLNSKNDVSGSNVYMLPSAGLETEAEARAHWRAEYGQQQQQHQQQPPQQQQAQQTQQLQQQEPQQQQQQGDKSKSNVINNDVQVKNNHQIISQTGNKKTDAAATNEPSTDTSFLENNGHDNDSIMLDITLTPAGAAAEHMDVGAINVNNKSHNSIPKSNSSHSSSSSSNSSDQTKSLPQLQLNSLMSRDLAAGVVGVHNNHLMGVGCKAAAASEHTTVKKLNSLENMEIVTPSAGGCRSLDVQELANGSAQVVGASGSGTSAKKGSGEPSDLLHEASKNGSSGGSKNTEKMFDIMDYPTTTTTTTTTTMHISNNASSGQDRSAAVAAVAAAELPHFKGIMSLAAAGDNNNVTFSGVPSLNVPAASGLESDAMKSTTTALNESAQANVTAVSTKAEGESGKREPSGSILQKSTADKPLLYPAALGSSPVTTQFTGVGIVPFGNDKNVVSISASPASENDQKMSFGATKAVASSVSNGLSSGTGGGGGGGQRPIVPQSPVAVTTPSPSPFSARGLATSSVILASSNTRTSSGASEPAAVTTEMAKNQSTVLTTCPISSSSSSTTTSTSASAASTNPALVNGFLTGYPPATSTTVIASSTMPRASPTHNSNKLMSPAAAVASGAPGAVSTAPPTAASSMGKMMFGSGNTAPGSSPLLFSGAGQPMPMLIQAPPPYRTPYANYPLFTPYSSLTTHGSYLPPVLPIVATPNIPPPPSPSHHIRSSELGRSSSRESPSAVGLMKAGQSVLQNVSMAAPPTMLRSMTPISSSSSSSSASQPVASVVTTSSAGNFLSSTATLPPSHSHNILSHSHNMPVYGSSSSAATAAAAASSQTLPPPISAQILAQPGNFSSLSHHLLTTHPSAAQQQQQQQQQQQHQPLVRYSSSSSVAAAAGSNFNSPSILTVQSLTTAVTSSSSLSSLSTTSSSSSSSSSVIQKIVSPKGESPSSKDRDSSHGNPSMRSSHVASNLLPVVPSQGIGVGSAGPFCGIASSQYGGGTPVLPSNASMMTSMGMGMGSLSSYPSKAALWLNSSANGMVTSCAASSAPIVSSGSSTRPTPPLLNCTPGMGMGIGLGAAGLSAARSSCNTISPHPSIPPTANPSSYFPASSPSPAAISSASSSASQLPMVSHSMSSIVTTTAVATPTTSSAPSMVQQPGVASGASGSTSTSAHPFSAESLFQPSKNDQADLLRRELDSRFLDRSGLSVAAPTPPTSTYLRPPELQQPQQQQPPPPPPPPHHHHQHQHTHLHQHQQLLPPPQASAAAAAAAAAASTVQPNPGQIFPPPLFKDISKMSGVDPQFYRSAGGMGLPTGGGYAGYAATGLLHSGLGGPTPFMPPNHLTSFAPKKTGRWNAMHVRIAWEIYYHQNKQSSDKSGGCPPASSSLLGNSSSSVNPASSAINAPIAAGNLLSSGGGGSVSGGANTSVNNVASGPVVGSGSAPGGPGVGGGVVVSNGQTSVSAIGIKTTPALSINTTPQHLLHRANEMPPAAAFASALPGRSPFEASPLAASFIGAPPSHIGTAVSQFGRYVTPFGFTGLTHFGGHLDSWRTNAMQRSVAYHPSSALASPNWPIKADPGLDNARREAEERERELREREQRERDRQRREREERERKEKEEKLKREHQERERERERDRKERERERREIERREMERERLLQQQRINESNKQAAAAQAAAAAAASAAPVRDRSPHRNVGELNTEIRIKEEHPRPTKDEQDVMLMRASAVAVGGDPRYHSSSLAAAQANAAAAAAHHHHHANFMAASRHGLAPPPPSHLARTMMPPTLSVGGPITHFSAPAPPGWGIDPYRDAYPILRYNPIMEAALRHEAEERQKAINIYAAQSAAHLRGKEPSPIPPPPVGVGGALGPPPSHHRLQIVSPQSQQQQQQQQLQQPAGKANAGPSSVAVAPPPSIVGIPVQHMMSVDALSQQQQQGVVNTKKESTDHTTSMGGMVVGGAAGGGGGGGGGGGGGLSTVVPGGVIGISPVSSVAPSR; encoded by the exons ATGGACAGCGCTAAATTAAAGACTGCCTCTCCGTCTGCGTctggcggcaacaacaataataacaacaacaataacaatattaATGGATCTGGAGGTGGAGCAGCGCAAGTGACGACGCATGTTTCCTTGCAGGATCACATCGCAGGATCCGTTAAAGCGAAGCCTCAAGACGACAAAAGTGAAAAGCCACTGGGCGCAGTCAGTGGCCTGGCAGCAGTGGCCAGTAGTCAGAATAGTGGCACGAAAAGTATTAATCCTGCTACTcccgctcctgctgctggtgtcGTGGTATTAAATCTTCCGCCGCCTACTGCCtctgcctccgcctccgcctctgCCTCCATTCAAGCCAATGCAGAAATCACGGAACAGTCTGCAGAACCAATAATCGCCGTTGCAGGAGCATCAGCATTGGGAGCATCTGATTTGGAATCGACGGCTTCTACGCTAGAGCCAACCTGTTTGGAAACAGCTTCGATGAGGCCCAATAATAATACATGCGACTTTGATTCTGATACGGAACTATCCATAGTGGCCGCCGCGGCGGCAGCTGTCTCAGCGTCGTCAGCCGTCAACGTCTCGTCGTCGAGGTCTCCTCCCACATCGCCGCCTGCATCAGCATCCCTTATACTACCGGCACTAAGTTCCAGTGTGGCCAACGctgcgacagcagcagcagcagtatcCTCCTTGTCGGCCATGGTGGGAAATCAGCAGCAGAATCAGGCCGGATTcggtggaggagcaggagcaggagttggtgttggtgttggcaGCACTAAtggccacagcagcaacagcactcACCTGAGTCTAAATGCAAagcaacagcgtcagcagaaACGTCGGCGGGAACGTGCACAGCGCTTGCAAGCGGAACGCGACAGTCGATGCAATTCCAGTGCAATGAATGGCACATTCATCGCTGGATCTGTAGCTGTCAACAGTAGTGCCGGCAGCGGCACTGTAGGAGCTGCCACTGCAGCTCAAGGAGGCCTAGTTACACCTGTCGGCGTCGGCGGCGGCTCGTCATCGTCCGTGGTGGTAATGGGCAACGGATCAGGGACAGTGGCCGGAAACGGTAACGGAATGATCTATCACATTAACAGCGCTGGCAGCATGGGCGAGGATAGTAACAATTCGAATGGCAActtcaccagcagcagcaacggcagtAATAATCTCCTGCCGCCGACAGATAGTATTGCCTCGTTGCTCCTCAACCCGCCACATTCCCCCGAGTGCAACTCAGGACTAATGGCCACGCCCAGTGATAGCGAGGGCGAGTCATTAGACGAGGATCTACTCTCcacatcgtcgtcgtcgacgcTGCTATTGCCGCGAGATAAACCGCCGCCGCGGCCGCCACCTCCAGTTCGAAGGAAACTGCCAAGATCTCCGGTGCTGGAAGAGGAAATAATCGATGGCTTTGCTATATTGGAATTCAAGACATATGAAGATCTCGAG TTTGCTATCAAATTGGGACAGAAGCGTAAGGAGAAGCGCCTGTCGGCACTCGAGGAGCTAACGTGTACCTACAGCATAGAGGAAATGAAAATTCCAAAGGTCATTGATACGGGCCAATCGTCGCATCCGATGCGCTGTGTCTCCAGTCTATCCACATTGTCTATTGTTGGCAACACAAACAATAATAGCCTTAAGGAAGTCACCTCCCAGCCACCAAATCGTCATAATACCGGCAATATCAACAGCAATGGCTCCGCCACTTTGAACAGTAAGAACGACGTGAGCGGGAGCAATGTGTACATGCTGCCATCTGCGGGTTTGGAGACGGAAGCAGAGGCTAGAGCCCACTGGCGAGCTGAATacggacagcagcagcagcagcatcaacagcagccgccacagcagcagcaggcacagcAAACGCAACAGCTGCAGCAACAggagccacagcagcagcaacagcaaggcgacaaaagtaaaagtaatgTCATCAACAATGATGTTCAAGTTAAGAATAATCACCAAATAATAAGCCAAACCGGCAACAAGAAAACGGATGCAGCGGCAACAAATGAACCAAGCACTGACACTAGCTTCCTGGAGAACAATGGCCACGATAACGATTCCATAATGCTGGATATAACCCTGACGCcagctggtgctgctgccgagCACATGGATGTGGGGGCCATAAATGTCAATAATAAATCGCACAATTCAATTCCcaagagcaacagcagccacagtagcagcagcagcagcaactcgaGTGATCAGACCAAATCGCTGCCCCAACTCCAGCTAAATAGTTTAATGTCAAGGGATCTTGCTGCGGGAGTAGTGGGCGTGCATAATAATCACCTGATGGGTGTTGGCTGCaaagcggcggcggcatcagAGCACACAACAGTAAAG AAGTTAAACAGTTTGGAGAATATGGAAATTGTCACACCGTCGGCTGGCGGGTGCCGCTCCTTGGATGTCCAGGAATTAGCCAATGGCTCAGCGCAGGTCGTTGGTGCCAGCGGCAGCGGAACCAGTGCAAAAAAGGGCAGCGGGGAGCCTAGTGATCTTTTACATGAA GCTTCGAAGAATGGTAGCAGTGGCGGCAGCAAA AATACAGAGAAAATGTTTGACATTATGGATTACCccacaacgacaacgacgacgacgacgacgactatgCATATTTCAAATAATGCCTCATCGGGTCAAGATCGATCAGCTGCCGTTGCCGCCGTTGCCGCTGCTGAACTGCCGCACTTTAAGGGCATTATGTCTTTGGCCGCCGCTGGAGACAACAATAATGTCACATTTTCGGGAGTGCCTTCGTTGAACGTGCCTGCTGCCTCGGGATTGGAGAGCGATGCCATGAAGAGTACGACAACAGCTTTAAATGAAAGTGCACAAGCCAATGTGACAGCGGTTTCAACAAAAGCCGAAGGCGAAAGTGGAAAAAGGGAACCGTCCGGCAGTATTTTGCAGAAATCTACGGCCGACAAGCCGCTGCTTTATCCTGCTGCCCTGGGCTCTTCTCCCGTGACCACACAA TTTACCGGCGTTGGAATCGTACCCTTTGGGAATGATAAAAATGTGGTATCAATCTCGGCTTCACCGGCATCTGAAAATGATCAAAAGATGAGTTTCGGTGCCACCAAGGCGGTAGCCAGTTCAGTTTCGAACGGCTTGTCATCGggaacaggaggaggaggaggaggagggcaACGTCCCATTGTGCCGCAGTCTCCGGTTGCTGTCACAACACCCTCACCATCGCCATTCAGCGCACGTGGTCTGGCGACTTCGAGTGTGATACTGGCGAGCAGCAACACGAGAACTAGCAGTGGTGCCTCTGAGCCTGCAGCAGTGACCACTGAAATGGCAAAGAATCAAAGTACGGTTCTGACCACTTGCCCCATCtcatcctcctcatcctcaacaacaacatcaacatctGCGTCAGCGGCAAGCACCAATCCAGCTTTAGTCAATGGTTTCCTTACTGGTTATCCGCCTGCCACTAGCACCACAGTGATTGCCAGCAGTACGATGCCGCGTGCTTCGCCCACCCATAATAGCAACAAATTGATGTCACCAGCGGCAGCAGTGGCATCAGGAGCACCAGGAGCAGTTTCTACAGCTCCACCAACGGCTGCCTCTAGCATGGGAAAGATGATGTTTGGCAGCGGAAATACAGCACCGGGCTCCTCGCCGTTACTCTTCTCAGGAGCTGGACAGCCCATGCCCATGCTTATACAGGCTCCACCTCCGTATCGTACTCCGTATGCCAACTACCCGCTGTTCACCCCATACAGCAGCCTGACCACGCACGGATCGTACCTGCCGCCAGTATTGCCGATCGTTGCCACGCCCAATATTCCGCCGCCGCCCTCGCCTTCGCATCACATTCGCAGCTCTGAGCTTGGCCGAAGCAGCAGTCGCGAATCGCCATCCGCAGTGGGGCTAATGAAGGCAGGCCAATCGGTTTTACAAAACGTATCGATGGCAGCCCCGCCCACCATGCTGCGCTCCATGACGccgatcagcagcagcagcagtagcagcagtgCATCGCAGCCCGTGGCTAGTGTGGTCACCACAAGCAGTGCCGGAAACTTTCTCTCCTCAACTGCCACCCTGCCGCCCAGCCATTCGCATAATATTCTATCTCATTCCCACAATATGCCCGTCTATGGGTCAAGCAGCAGTGccgcaactgcagcagcagctgcttcATCGCAAACGCTTCCTCCCCCGATCTCTGCCCAAATACTGGCGCAGCCTGGGAACTTTTCATCGCTGTCACATCATCTGCTGACCACGCATCCATCAgcagcacaacaacaacaacaacaacaacagcagcagcaacatcaacctTTAGTACGTTATTCTTCATCATCctctgtcgctgctgctgctggctccaACTTCAACTCCCCATCAATCCTCACCGTCCAAAGTTTAACCACTGCGGTAACGTCGTCGTCGAGTCTGTCATCTCTATCGACGACCTCGtcctcgtcatcatcatcgtcatctgTGATCCAAAAGATTGTTTCGCCCAAAGGTGAAAGTCCCAGCAGTAAGGATCGGGATTCTAGTCATGG CAATCCAAGCATGAGGTCCTCCCACGTGGCATCAAACCTACTGCCTGTGGTGCCATCGCAAGGCATCGGAGTGGGCTCTGCTGGCCCATTTTGTGGCATTGCCTCGAGCCAATATGGAGGTGGCACGCCCGTCTTGCCCTCGAATGCATCCATGATGACCAgcatgggaatgggaatgggcaGCCTGTCGTCGTATCCCTCAAAGGCAGCGCTTTGGCTGAA CTCCTCCGCGAATGGAATGGTGACATCCTGTGCTGCCTCCTCAGCGCCCATTGTCTCCAGTGGCAGCAGTACTCGACCGACGCCGCCGCTGCTCAATTGCACGCCGGGCATGGGAATGGGAATTGGTCTGGGAGCGGCGGGCCTGTCTGCGGCAAGGAGTTCTTGCAATACGATTTCGCCTCACCCATCCATTCCCCCAACTGCCAATCCGTCATCGTACTTCCCAGCATCGTCGCCATCGCCTGCCGCCATATCCTCAGCCAGCTCTTCGGCCTCGCAATTGCCGATGGTGTCGCACTCAATGAGCAGTATTGTGACAACGACAGCGGTTGCCACGCCCACCACGTCCTCCGCCCCATCCATGGTACAACAGCCGGGAGTAGCAAGCGGTGCCAGTGGCAGTACAAGCACGTCGGCGCATCCCTTTTCCGCCGAATCTCTGTTTCAGCCAAGCAAAA ACGATCAAGCCGATTTGCTGCGTCGCGAGCTGGACAGCAGGTTCCTGGATCGCTCGGGATTATCAGTGGCGGCTCCCACGCCGCCCACGTCGACATACTTGCGGCCGCCCGAGCtacagcagccgcagcagcagcagccaccaccgccgccgccgccgccgcatcatcatcaccagcaccagcacacGCATCTGCATCAGcaccagcagctgctgccacCGCCACAGGCatcagcggcagcggcagcagcagcagcggcggcctCGACTGTACAACCAAATCCGGGACAAATCTTTCCGCCGCCCCTATTCAAGGACATTTCGAAAATGTCGGGCGTGGATCCGCAATTCTACCGCTCGGCGGGGGGCATGGGCTTGCCAACCGGAGGAGGTTATGCGGGATATGCCGCCACCGGGCTCCTGCACAGCGGATTGGGCGGGCCAACGCCGTTTATGCCGCCCAACCATTTAACATCCTTTGCGCCCAAG AAAACTGGCCGTTGGAATGCCATGCATGTTCGAATCGCGTGGGAAATATATTATCACCAAAACAAGCAAAGCTCGGACAAATCCGGAGGCTGTCCTCCGGCGTCTTCTAGTCTTCTTGGCAACAGTAGTTCCAGTGTGAACCCAGCATCATCTGCGATCAACGCGCCAATTGCTGCCGGCAACCTGCTTAGCAGCGGAGGCGGAGGAAGCGTTAGTGGTGGGGCCAACACATCAGTTAATAATGTTGCATCTGGCCCAGTTGTTGGCAGTGGCAGTGCTCCCGGTGGTCctggtgttggtggtggtgtcGTTGTGTCCAACGGACAGACTTCAGTCTCGGCCATTGGTATTAAGACGACGCCAGCGCTATCCATAAATACAACACCACAGCATCTCCTGCATCGTGCGAACGAAATGCCGCCCGCGGCCGCATTCGCCAGTGCTTTGCCCGGCAGATCTCCGTTTGAAGCCTCTCCCCTGGCAGCGAGCTTCATTGGTGCGCCACCTAGTCATATTG GAACAGCTGTGTCTCAGTTCGGACGCTATGTGACTCCCTTCGGATTCACAGGCCTAACGCATTTCGGTGGACATTTGGACTCGTGGAG GACAAATGCCATGCAACGGAGTGTCGCCTATCATCCATCGAGTGCTTTGGCTTCCCCAAACTGGCCCATCAAGGCGGATCCCGGCCTGGACAATGCCCGACGCGAGGCCGAGGAACGTGAACGAGAGCTGCGCGAGCGTGAGCAGCGGGAACGTGACCGGCAGCGACGCGAGCGAGAGGAGCGCGAGCGTAAGGAGAAGGAAGAGAAACTGAAGCGAGAGCACCAAGAGCGGGAGAGGGAGCGTGAGCGAGATCGCAaggagcgggagcgggagcgaAGGGAGATAGAGCGGCGTGAGATGGAACGGGAGcggctcctgcagcagcagcggataAATGAAAGCAACAAGCAGGCAGCGGCGGCAcaagcggcggcagcggcggctgccTCTGCAGCGCCCGTGCGTGACCGGTCGCCGCATCGAAACGTGGGCGAACTTAATACAGAAATTCGCATCAAGGAGGAGCATCCGCGGCCAACAAAGGACGAACAGGATGTAATGCTAATGCGTGCCTCGGCCGTTGCTGTGGGCGGAGATCCCCGCTATCACTCATCTTCGCTGGCAGCCGCTCAGGCAAATGCCGCAGCTGCGGCTGcccatcaccatcatcatgcCAACTTCATGGCCGCCAGTCGACATGGCTTGGCACCGCCCCCGCCATCGCATTTGGCCCGCACCATGATGCCGCCCACCCTGAGTGTCGGCGGCCCCATCACGCACTTCAGTGCCCCCGCACCGCCTGGTTGGGGCATAGATCCCTACCGCGATGCATACCCCATCCTGCGCTACAATCCCATCATGGAGGCGGCCCTGCGCCACGAAGCGGAAGAGCGACAAAAGGCGATCAATATCTATGCCGCCCAATCTGCCGCCCATTTGCGGGGCAAGGAGCCAAGCCCCATTCCGCCGCCGCCAGTTGGTGTGGGTGGTGCCCTGGGTCCACCGCCGTCCCATCACCGCCTGCAGATTGTTTCGCCTCagagccaacagcagcagcagcagcaacagttgcaACAACCTGCTGGAAAGGCGAACGCTGGACCTTCGTCGGTGGCGGTAGCACCTCCACCATCAATCGTAGGCATTCCAGTCCAGCACATGATGAGCGTCGATGCGTTGagtcaacagcagcagcaaggagtAGTTAACACGAAAAAGGAATCGACCGACCATACAACGTCCATGGGTGGCATGGTGGTGGGCGGTGCTGCCGGCGGAGGTggtggaggcggaggcggaggaggtggtggtcTTAGTACAGTAGTACCTGGTGGTGTAATAGGAATATCTCCAGTGTCATCAGTGGCGCCAAGTCGATGA